In Neomonachus schauinslandi chromosome 12, ASM220157v2, whole genome shotgun sequence, the sequence agccccccacacccacgtgtaggaggtggtggtgggttcgaaacaggaaggggaagagaaagccCCTCACCGCACACCAGAAGGGTCAGCTAAGAGCACTTCTCAGGAGTCAGCTAGGGCGGttgtgggtgggatggggtgtgAGGGCGTCATCCCCAGAGGTCCCAGGAAGGGGCCAAAGCCGGTTGAATGTCCtggagagaggagcaggagggTCCTGGAGTGGAGGATTCACTCTCTGCATCTCTGTCCCATCTCTGTTGTCCGTCCCTGAACTTTTCAAAACAAGCTTTGGATTCTGGGCTTTGGGCCTTGAACCTGGGTCCTGGACACCCCAGGGGCTCAGAACAGCTGGTTGGTTGGTGTTCAGTGAGACAAtcaggcccagagaaggaatCAAAGCTCTGTGGGGCCCGGGCCACTGCAGTCAGgtcacctggggtgggggtggggggtgattgCTGGTGGGGGAGCAGAGCAGGTGGTTGAGTCTAAAGCTTTAGTGCCGGGGccacagaggtggggagggggtgtttGGCCCTGGACCCACAGCCCAAGACAGAAAAGCAGGAGCAGATCATCATCCCAAGAAAGACCCTACAGAGGACCTCTGGAGGCGTGGGGTTCGGCAAGAAATCGCAGCCCTGCTCCCCTGGGCTCGGGCACTTTTCTGTCTCGCCCCATCGCCTGCACGGAGAGCCTCTCAGATGAGGAACCGCACTGGAGTGGAGCCGGCTAGGCCAGCATGTGGTCCGCCGTGGGGTAGGGGGGCCTCAGGCCGTCGCTGTAGGTGTCGATGGGATAGTCCCCGTCCATGTCCATGTGCGTGTCCAGGGGGTCCAGGGGCACATCGCTCGAGTACATGGGGCGGTAGGTGGCATCCATGTCATCTGCATAGGGTTCATTGATGGGGATCATGCTCTGGGCAGCCTCCCAGGCAGCGGGGTCATGCTTGAAGAGGGAGTTGGTGAGCTCCACAGACACGCGCTTATGGTAATCTGGGTTCTTGTCCTCGGAGATGCGGAACAAGACAGCAGCAGCGTAGGTGGCGGTGCCCTCGTTGTGGGAGTGCAGGAGCTCCATGAGTGGGGCCGAGGCGCCCTCAGCATCAATGGCATCAGCAGCCTCCTTGTCCTGGGCCAGCTCACACAGGACCCCGGCAGCCACGCACTGGGTGTTCTCCACTGACGAGTACAGGAGCTGTACAAACGGGGATGGTGTTGAGTCGGAAGATCTCCATGCGGTTCATGGGATCCTGGGCGAGGATGTGCAGGGCTCCGGTGCAGCCCTCCACAATCTCCTCCATCCTCACACTGTCCGTGTAGGGCTGCTGTGTGCCTGCAGCCACATGGCGCTGGGCATCCTGGTGAGACTTGACCAGCAACTGGACGAGGCGGGGGATAACCGCCGCCTCCTGCAGCGGGGCGTGGTTTGCTGGGCAGAGGGCCAGATTCCTGATCAGGCCGATGGTTGCCTTGACCAGCGGCCACTGGTTGGGCTGGTTGAGCAGCTTGACGATGGCCGGGATGCCATAGTTGAGGCGTACGGAGTTCTGGGCCATCTCAGCCTCAGGGTGGCGGCTGGTGAGGTGGCGCAGGGCACAGACGGCAGGCTCCGTGATGTCATCCTTGTCGACGGCACGCAGGATGGCGTGGATGAGCGCCTCCACGCCACTGTTCTGGGTCACCAGCATCTTGTTCTTGCTGTTGTTGCACGTCAGGTTGGACAGAGTGCCCGTAGCACAGGTAAGGACGTTGACGTTGCCCACACTCAGCTGGTTCACCAGAATCTTCAGCACGCTCTCCAGGCCCTCCTGTTTGGTGGCCACGTCCGAGAGGTTGCGCAGGGTCCAGAGGCAGTTCTGTACGAGGTGGGGGCTGTTGCTTGTCAGGTGTTTGCCCAAGGCCTGCATCCCACCAGCCTCCACAATGGCAGGCTTATTGCTGGGACACACAGACAGCACCTTGAGCACACGGCTGGTGGTCCAGAGCAGCTTCTCATAACTGTAGTTACGCATGATCTGCACGAGGGCCTGGGGTCCTCCGTTGGCCAGGATGATGAGCTTGCTCTCCTGGTTGCCGTAAGCCAGGAGCTGCAGGCAGTCGGTGGTGATGGCCAGGAACTTGGGGTTGTTCTTGTTGAGCAGGGGCACCATCTTCTGCAGCCCATCTGCCAGGCGCACCGCCATCTTGGCACCCTCCTGGTAGAGTAGCAGGTTGTGCAGTGTGGTGATGGCATAGAACAGGACCGACTCCACGGGGGAGCTGAGCATGCGGACCAGGGCAGGGATGCCGCCTGACTTGAAGATGGCAAGCAGCCCCTTGCAGTGGTGGGAGAGGTTGTACAGGATGCTGGTGGTGCAGCGGGCCGTGTCCAGGTCACTGGTGTTCTGCATGGTGCGCACCACGGCTGCCACCAGCTGGGGCGAGCCCATCAGTGCCCGCCGCGACGCCTCTTTCTTGGACAGCTGGTTCACAGTCATGGCTGCCTTGGTCACTACCACCGGGTCCTCATCGTTGAGCAGTTTGGTGAGTTCAGGCAGGGCTCGGGTGGCCAGCTCGGCATCATCCTGGTAGTTGATGAGATGCACGATGGCTGACTTGAGCAGCTGGGACGGCTCGGCCAGCCGCTGCAGGTTGGTGCTCTGGCCCTCCAACTGGGTGGCCAGCAGCAGCGAGCTGTCTTCCCCTGTCACACCAGGACACATGGCCTCCCGCACCCGCTTGGCTCTGGCTGTCGTGGACATCTGGTACTCCAGGTCGCCTTGGCTCTGGGCCACCTGGGTGTAGGTGGTGGTCTTCTTGAGCATGTACTGGCACCCACAGGCCTCATCCTCTTCCATGATGCCCTTGCTACTGACCGAGGGCACACAGGTGTTGGCACCCGAGTGGATGCCAGAGTCATAGGTGTACGTCTGCTGCCACTCAGTCACCTTGATGGGTTGTTCGATCAGGTTCATCACTTCCATGGCGGCTGCTTGTGGAGCCTGGCCGGGCTGGGTGTAGGGGTCAGGCCGGGCTGGGAGCCGGCGCGG encodes:
- the LOC110574269 gene encoding LOW QUALITY PROTEIN: junction plakoglobin-like (The sequence of the model RefSeq protein was modified relative to this genomic sequence to represent the inferred CDS: inserted 2 bases in 1 codon), translating into MEVMNLIEQPIKVTEWQQTYTYDSGIHSGANTCVPSVSSKGIMEEDEACGCQYMLKKTTTYTQVAQSQGDLEYQMSTTARAKRVREAMCPGVTGEDSSLLLATQLEGQSTNLQRLAEPSQLLKSAIVHLINYQDDAELATRALPELTKLLNDEDPVVVTKAAMTVNQLSKKEASRRALMGSPQLVAAVVRTMQNTSDLDTARCTTSILYNLSHHCKGLLAIFKSGGIPALVRMLSSPVESVLFYAITTLHNLLLYQEGAKMAVRLADGLQKMVPLLNKNNPKFLAITTDCLQLLAYGNQESKLIILANGGPQALVQIMRNYSYEKLLWTTSRVLKVLSVCPSNKPAIVEAGGMQALGKHLTSNSPHLVQNCLWTLRNLSDVATKQEGLESVLKILVNQLSVGNVNVLTCATGTLSNLTCNNSKNKMLVTQNSGVEALIHAILRAVDKDDITEPAVCALRHLTSRHPEAEMAQNSVRLNYGIPAIVKLLNQPNQWPLVKATIGLIRNLALCPANHAPLQEAAVIPRLVQLLVKSHQDAQRHVAAGTQQPYTDSVRMEEIVEGCTGALHILAQDPMNRMEIFRLNTIPXFVQLLYSSVENTQCVAAGVLCELAQDKEAADAIDAEGASAPLMELLHSHNEGTATYAAAVLFRISEDKNPDYHKRVSVELTNSLFKHDPAAWEAAQSMIPINEPYADDMDATYRPMYSSDVPLDPLDTHMDMDGDYPIDTYSDGLRPPYPTADHMLA